The Rubrobacter tropicus nucleotide sequence CGTTCGCCGTGGTCATCCTGGTCTTCGCCTTCGGGACGCTGGTCGCGGCCGGGGTGCCCGTGGTCATCGGGGGGGCGAGCGTGCTTACCTCGCTGGCGATCATCTACTTCTTCGCCGGCGCTTACGACATGTCCGTCTTCGTCCTGACGCTCTCCACTATGCTAGGCCTCGGGCTCGGAATAGATTACGCGCTCTTTTTCGTCAGCCGCTTCAGGGAGGAGTTGGAGGACTACTCGACGGCCGAGGCGGTGCCGAGGACGGTCGCGACGGCCGGGCGCTCGATCTTTTTCTCCGGGACGGCCGTCCTCGTCGGGCTCTCGGGCCTTCTGTTCTTCCCTTTCATGTTCATGCGTTCCATCGGGTTCGCCGGCGTGATAGTCGTCTTCGTCTCCGTGGTCGCCGCGCTGACGTTCCTACCGGCCCTCCTCGGCGTCATCGGCCCGCGGGTGAACCGGCTTGGCATCCGGCGCCGGGGCGGGGCCACCGGCGCGGGTTTCTGGAGCCGGAGCGCCGAGGTAGTCATGCGGCGCCCGCTCGTCGTGATCCTGCTGGTCGCGGGCATCCTCGCCGCCCTGCTTTTCCCCGTCGGCCACATGAAGGTCGGCATCCCGGAGGCGACGGTCCTCCCGAGAAGTACGAGTCGCGCGCCGGGGACGACCTGCTGAAACAGAATTTCGAGTACGCCGCCCTCAACCCGATGGAGGTGGTCGCCAACCTCGGGAAGACCCCTTGAGCCCCGAAGGACTCGCGGACGTGCGGGAGCTGGGCGAAAAGATAGGGAACGCGGAGGGTGTCGCGCGCGTCGAGAGCGTCTACACGGTGGGGAGGGCGCCGCCCGCGACTACGCCGCGCGGGTTGCCGACGCCCGCGAAGAGGCCGAGAAGGAGGCCGGGGGGCGCGTAGACGGGCTGGTGCAGGAGCAGATCCGGGAGCAGATCGACAAGAACACCGATGAGGCCGTCCGGCAGCAGCTCTCGGAAGTGGAGGCGACCTACGGCACGGTCCCGGCGGGTACGGAGGAGCAGGTCCGGGCCGAGGTCGAACCGCGGGTCGCCACCGAGGTCCGCGCGGCCGAGGGTGAGATCCGGGCCGAGGTCGAGGACCGCGTCTTCGCGGAGGTGGACCGCCGCGTCCCCGAACTGCCGGAAGGCGTCTCCGCGAACGGCGAGGCCACCCCCGAGGGCGTGTCGAACTTCCTGAAGCTCCCCGCCGCCCGCGAATCCGAGGAGTTGAACGACGCCGTCGACTCCTACGTGGCCGGGGACCGGTCGCTACTGCGGGCCGTGACGGAGGAGAACCCCTACACCCAGCGGGCTTACGGCGCGGTGGACGCGGTCCGGGCGGTCGAGGCGCCCGAGGGGACCAGCTTTATCGTCGGCGGGCTGTCGGCCGGGCAGAAGGACTTCATATCCAGCCTGTACCAGAAGGCGCCGCTGGCCGCGGCGTTCGTTATCGGGGTGACGTACCTGATACTGCTCGTGACCTTCCGCTCGGTCCTCTTGCCGTTGAAGGCCGTGATCGTGAACATCCTGAGCCTCTCCGCGAGCTACGGGGCCGTCGTCTTCGTCTTCCAGGACGGCAACCTGTCGGGCCTCTTGAACTTCACGCCCCTGGGCTTCGTGGACGCGACGCTCCCGATCCTGATGTTCTGCACCATCTTCGGGGTCTCGATGGACTACGAGGTCTTCCTGCTCTCCCGCATCCGCGAAGCCTACGAGAACGGCGACTCGAACACCGCCAGCGTCTCCAAGGGCCTCGTCGCAACCGCCGGCATCATCACTTCGGCGGCCGCGATCATCATAGTCGTCACCGGCGCCTTCGCCTTTACCGGCATCATCCTCACGAAAGCTGTGGGCCTCGGCCTTGCCGTGGCGGTCTTCGTCGACGCCACGATCATCCGGGTCCTGCTCGTCCCCGCCACCATGCGCGTCCTGGGCGACTGGAACTGGTGGCCCGGGGGACGAAAGGCGACTTTCCGGACGGACGGCAAGGCCTAGAAGTAGCGAGAGATCAAAGCGGTTTGCGGGGATACCGGGCTCGTGGTGGATAGGCTTTGAGGTTCTGAGGCTTCGAGGTTTTTGGGGTTGTCTTGCTGGGCCCGGTGTCGACTTCCCACCCCTCAAAACCTCACTGCCTTGAAACCTCGAAACCTTTAGAGGCTTATAAGATCAATTCTTGATCTCGTAATGGCGCGGGTCTAGACTGTGGGGGATGCTGGATCTCGAACGCATACTCAGGGACAGGGGCTACCGGCTCACGAACCAGCGTCGCGTAATCGTGCGCGAGCTCGAAGACGAGCGCCACCTCTCCGCGGAAGAGCTCTACGACCGGGTCAAAGGCGAGCATCCGGAGCTCGGGCTATCGACGGTCTACCGGACGCTCGATCTACTGACGGAACTCGGGGTCGTGCGCAAGGAGGATTTCGGGGAGGGGTACTCGCGGTACGAGCTCTCCACGGAGCGGGTGCATCACCATGCCCGGTGCGACGGGTGCGGGTCCGTCATAGAGTTCAACGAGGAACTCATGGAGTACCTGGCGTTGCAGGTAGAGCGCGAGACCGGGTTCGTGACGGACTGGCACGAGATCACGCTCCACGGCCGCTGCGCCGCCTGCTCTGCTTAACACAAGCATGGGGATTTTCTATTCTGGTCTTGCGCCCGCGCGGTTACGTGCTTAGAGTGTAGGGGTTTTTGGGGGCGCACCAGATGTAGGGTGTCCCGGTCGTATGAGGGGGATAGAGTGAAGCGAGTAGCGTCGATAGCCGCGGCCCTGGCGCTGGCCTGCACGGCGGTAGCAATGTTTACCGGGTCCCTGCTCGCGCAGGCGGAAGGGACCGTCTACGACGCCTGCTCGCGGGACAAGCAGGAAGTCCGGGCTGCCGCGCTGCCCGAGGTTCTGGACGAAGAAAAATGTCCGGTGGCCGGGCGCGTGATCGTGGACGGAGACATCGGGGCTGTGGTTCCCGAGCCGGGCATGGCCGTCATCGCCGAGGCCGAGTCTTCCGACGGGCATCAGTACCTGTCCGTAAGCAACCCCCGTGGGGGCAAGCTACTTATCGATGGCGCGGGCCGGGAGCCTCGACCGGAAGCTGCTTCCGGGATCTCGGCGCGGGCCTCGGGGCCGGGAGAGTGCCGGGACTCTTTCTACTCATCCAGGGATGCCAAGGTCTACAACTACAACCGCTGGTACGTGAACGGGCGCAGTATTCCCTCGTACCTCTCGAAGTTCCGCGCCGTGTCGGCGATGAAGCAGGGCGCGGCGAACGTCACCAGGGTGCGGGATGCCTGCGGTTTCGGGGACGGTGTCAGGGGGCGCATGATCTACGAGGGCGCCACCAGGAGTTCGGTGAACATAACGAGCAACCTCAACTGCACATCCAACGACTACAGGAGCGAGGT carries:
- a CDS encoding Fur family transcriptional regulator, whose amino-acid sequence is MLDLERILRDRGYRLTNQRRVIVRELEDERHLSAEELYDRVKGEHPELGLSTVYRTLDLLTELGVVRKEDFGEGYSRYELSTERVHHHARCDGCGSVIEFNEELMEYLALQVERETGFVTDWHEITLHGRCAACSA
- a CDS encoding MMPL family transporter, which gives rise to MRGFYQLGAFVYRFRWGVLALWGAILIFSAIFAPDLSGRLKGGGFEGSNSEAERVQNVMSEEFGVSPAALTVVFTGNGLDARGEQFQDAQDRALEEVGEMDEVRYVASYANSKDGRFISKDGEKSYAIVAFSVSIDQARNVVAEVREKVRSEELNTYVTGAPAVYQDLEAASNEDVQRAEKYAFPFAVVILVFAFGTLVAAGVPVVIGGASVLTSLAIIYFFAGAYDMSVFVLTLSTMLGLGLGIDYALFFVSRFREELEDYSTAEAVPRTVATAGRSIFFSGTAVLVGLSGLLFFPFMFMRSIGFAGVIVVFVSVVAALTFLPALLGVIGPRVNRLGIRRRGGATGAGFWSRSAEVVMRRPLVVILLVAGILAALLFPVGHMKVGIPEATVLPRSTSRAPGTTC
- a CDS encoding MMPL family transporter produces the protein MQEQIREQIDKNTDEAVRQQLSEVEATYGTVPAGTEEQVRAEVEPRVATEVRAAEGEIRAEVEDRVFAEVDRRVPELPEGVSANGEATPEGVSNFLKLPAARESEELNDAVDSYVAGDRSLLRAVTEENPYTQRAYGAVDAVRAVEAPEGTSFIVGGLSAGQKDFISSLYQKAPLAAAFVIGVTYLILLVTFRSVLLPLKAVIVNILSLSASYGAVVFVFQDGNLSGLLNFTPLGFVDATLPILMFCTIFGVSMDYEVFLLSRIREAYENGDSNTASVSKGLVATAGIITSAAAIIIVVTGAFAFTGIILTKAVGLGLAVAVFVDATIIRVLLVPATMRVLGDWNWWPGGRKATFRTDGKA